In one Verrucomicrobiota bacterium genomic region, the following are encoded:
- a CDS encoding neutral/alkaline non-lysosomal ceramidase N-terminal domain-containing protein translates to MTSLSFSITRPIPCRPNTVRRWLKQWRFTWAIGLCVCSIGFTQVQASLQAGAATVDITPKEWPIYLRGGYDKKEAYTAHDPLYARAIVLQNGDTRLAIVIVDSCMVRRTNFDLAKQQASQATGIPMSNMLTAATHTHSAPHDYARYNTEPEHAYVRQLINGIAQSIIQANAALQPAEIGYASSPEASEVFNRRWFLDPSAMPANPFGDTTELVKMNPGTSNPALKHPAGPTDPEVSVLSVRTKAGRPIALLANYSLHYVGKTPDGEVSADYFGEFARLIANRLEREKPVPGFVGILSNGTSGDVNNLPFGGSRPNRETFEQIRLVAAKVADAAYNAYDTIKHTSDLSLNMLQREITLDRRVPTEAQVAQTKATLKKSANGAHDNELPRLAAIYAQRVLDFSEECKVSETVDILVQTIRIGDLAICSSPFETFAETGLRLKRQSPFPRTFTIELANGAEGYLPTPGQHKLGGYETWLPVNRVEFAASEKLVRELLKMLDELKD, encoded by the coding sequence ATGACTTCCCTAAGTTTCTCGATTACGCGCCCTATTCCCTGCCGTCCAAATACGGTCAGGAGGTGGCTGAAACAGTGGCGATTCACCTGGGCGATTGGTTTGTGCGTTTGCTCAATCGGGTTTACTCAGGTGCAAGCTTCGCTTCAGGCGGGTGCCGCGACTGTCGATATTACTCCAAAAGAATGGCCCATTTATTTGCGGGGTGGGTATGATAAAAAGGAAGCCTACACTGCGCACGATCCGCTGTATGCACGGGCGATTGTCCTGCAGAATGGTGACACGCGCTTGGCCATAGTCATAGTCGATTCTTGTATGGTGCGTCGGACGAATTTCGATCTGGCAAAACAACAGGCTTCCCAAGCAACCGGTATTCCCATGTCGAACATGCTTACGGCAGCCACCCATACTCATAGTGCGCCGCATGATTACGCCCGCTACAATACCGAGCCGGAACATGCCTATGTGCGCCAGCTCATCAACGGCATCGCGCAATCGATCATACAAGCGAATGCTGCACTCCAACCGGCAGAAATAGGATATGCTTCTTCCCCTGAAGCGTCCGAAGTTTTTAACCGGCGCTGGTTTCTGGATCCTTCCGCCATGCCAGCCAACCCGTTCGGGGATACCACGGAACTGGTGAAAATGAATCCCGGTACGAGCAATCCCGCTCTCAAGCATCCCGCCGGTCCAACCGACCCGGAAGTATCTGTATTATCCGTTCGGACAAAGGCCGGTCGTCCGATTGCGTTGCTAGCGAATTACTCCCTTCACTACGTGGGTAAGACCCCGGACGGAGAAGTCTCAGCCGATTATTTTGGTGAGTTTGCCCGACTCATCGCCAATCGTCTGGAGCGAGAGAAACCCGTTCCCGGTTTTGTCGGCATTCTTTCCAACGGCACCTCAGGCGACGTGAACAATCTCCCTTTTGGTGGTTCGCGGCCCAATCGTGAAACCTTTGAACAAATCCGTCTGGTTGCAGCCAAGGTGGCTGATGCCGCCTATAACGCTTACGATACTATTAAACACACCTCCGACCTGAGCCTGAACATGCTTCAACGCGAAATAACACTCGATCGCCGTGTACCGACCGAAGCTCAAGTTGCCCAGACCAAGGCTACTCTGAAAAAATCGGCAAACGGCGCGCATGACAATGAGCTTCCCCGGCTTGCGGCCATCTATGCTCAACGCGTTCTGGATTTTTCCGAAGAATGCAAAGTCTCCGAGACGGTGGACATTCTGGTCCAAACTATTCGGATCGGCGATCTGGCCATCTGCAGCTCGCCCTTTGAAACCTTTGCCGAAACCGGCCTACGTCTAAAACGACAATCTCCTTTTCCCCGCACCTTTACCATCGAGCTCGCCAACGGCGCAGAAGGCTACCTACCCACTCCGGGCCAACACAAACTGGGCGGCTATGAAACCTGGCTCCCGGTCAACCGTGTTGAGTTTGCCGCCTCCGAAAAGCTCGTTCGTGAACTCCTAAAGATGTTAGACGAGCTAAAGGACTAA
- a CDS encoding SGNH/GDSL hydrolase family protein, with translation MKLDTLMPFPRLFLRFGILLVVLVIFSGAFCNSSHAAEKIVVIGDSLSKEYSIEFPALNPGNPAAWGERNWLELLSANRSDLVDIGRESVWPDARLFGHEYNFAFPGSTTSEWVEILTSPLLTNPEFLASRINLNLALKDDADRVVIFLGANDMKNNYRTYSGGADPAEFIDAVVSNLSTLVDHVRAFNSSVPIVLVNVPDVGATPVVLEDYPDPAQRQRVADITSGINSRLRQLADAEKIGYADVAQLTTQMLSPDRMVIGGVRFFVSVDNKFLSNDPEYLFSPDGFHVNTSVQLLIANSIISAFREAYPQQTVVPLFESEELLTILGIAPDVTTDQWAEAYGLGSFMGEDDSDGDGATRLQEFALGMDPRVADSEKRPLGNWTGNRLELRYRLRVADSDHFSAEPEFSKDLLNWSPVAEDQIRIEDGGHRAWVTPTEFPCFLRLKISEL, from the coding sequence TTGAAATTGGACACTCTCATGCCTTTTCCACGTTTGTTCCTTCGATTCGGAATCCTGTTAGTGGTATTGGTTATCTTTTCTGGTGCCTTTTGTAATTCCTCTCACGCGGCCGAAAAAATCGTCGTCATAGGAGATAGCTTATCCAAGGAGTATTCCATCGAATTTCCAGCGTTGAATCCGGGTAATCCCGCCGCGTGGGGTGAACGCAATTGGCTGGAACTCCTGTCCGCAAATCGATCCGACCTGGTCGACATTGGTCGGGAATCTGTGTGGCCGGATGCGCGTCTGTTTGGGCATGAGTATAACTTTGCTTTTCCTGGTTCGACTACATCGGAATGGGTGGAAATCCTCACATCTCCTTTATTAACAAATCCTGAGTTCCTTGCCTCTCGTATCAACTTGAACCTGGCTTTGAAGGACGATGCTGACCGCGTTGTGATCTTTCTTGGAGCCAATGACATGAAGAACAACTACCGTACTTATTCCGGAGGTGCCGATCCCGCGGAATTCATCGATGCCGTGGTTTCCAATTTGAGTACGCTTGTTGACCATGTGCGTGCGTTTAACAGTTCGGTGCCCATAGTCCTGGTAAATGTGCCAGATGTTGGCGCTACTCCAGTTGTTTTGGAAGACTATCCTGATCCTGCCCAGCGTCAGCGGGTTGCTGATATTACGAGTGGTATAAATTCCCGATTGCGGCAACTGGCGGATGCGGAAAAAATCGGGTATGCCGATGTCGCACAATTGACGACACAAATGCTCAGTCCGGACAGAATGGTTATTGGCGGTGTTCGCTTCTTTGTTTCTGTCGATAATAAGTTTCTGAGTAACGATCCGGAGTACTTGTTTTCGCCTGATGGCTTTCACGTAAATACATCGGTACAATTGCTGATCGCCAATTCAATCATCAGTGCCTTTCGAGAGGCCTATCCACAGCAAACGGTCGTTCCACTGTTTGAGTCTGAGGAACTACTTACCATCTTGGGTATCGCTCCCGACGTCACTACAGATCAGTGGGCAGAGGCTTATGGATTAGGTAGCTTTATGGGAGAGGATGATTCCGACGGTGACGGTGCGACACGCTTGCAGGAGTTCGCGCTTGGTATGGATCCGCGGGTCGCAGATTCAGAAAAACGACCCCTGGGAAACTGGACCGGAAACCGATTGGAACTTCGATACCGATTACGGGTGGCTGACAGCGACCATTTCAGTGCCGAACCAGAATTCAGCAAGGACTTGCTCAATTGGTCTCCCGTGGCAGAGGACCAGATACGGATCGAGGATGGTGGTCATCGAGCTTGGGTAACTCCAACTGAGTTTCCCTGTTTCCTGCGCCTCAAAATTTCAGAACTCTGA
- a CDS encoding aldo/keto reductase, whose product MSLSLPKIIFGSSALGNLYGIVPDETKLSIVENWIRHQPNAVIDSAGKYGAGLSLENIGRCLKKLNVDPSHVLISNKLAWKRIPLTTEEPTFEKGIWFGLEHDAEQCISYDGILECYHQGNEFLGNYKAELLSVHDPEEYIEAGTTVEDKNNRYLDILDAYSALVGLRDSGEAKGIGVGSKDWKTIKRLFDDGVPFDWVMLASSFTIYRHPPELIDFIAELHEAGITIINSAVFNAGFLIGGSYFDYEVIQVETHPEIFDWRERFNEQCKIHDITPALACCQFALSPPGVAALALNTSKPDRVADNVALVNDKVPPAFWEALKTNGLLGKEYTYL is encoded by the coding sequence ATGTCACTCTCCTTACCTAAAATTATTTTCGGGTCCAGTGCCCTGGGGAACCTGTATGGCATCGTTCCGGATGAAACAAAACTCAGTATTGTTGAGAATTGGATCCGCCATCAGCCAAATGCCGTAATCGATTCCGCCGGAAAATACGGAGCAGGCCTCTCGCTCGAAAACATCGGTCGCTGTCTGAAAAAGCTTAACGTAGATCCCTCCCATGTGCTCATCAGCAACAAGCTCGCCTGGAAACGAATTCCACTGACCACGGAGGAGCCGACCTTTGAAAAAGGTATCTGGTTCGGGTTGGAACATGACGCCGAGCAATGCATCAGCTACGATGGCATCCTCGAGTGTTATCATCAGGGAAATGAATTTTTAGGTAACTATAAAGCGGAGCTCCTCTCAGTGCACGACCCGGAAGAATACATCGAAGCCGGTACCACTGTCGAAGACAAAAACAACCGCTATCTCGACATTTTGGATGCCTACAGCGCGCTCGTTGGACTTCGGGATTCCGGCGAAGCCAAAGGTATTGGGGTCGGGTCCAAGGACTGGAAAACCATTAAACGTTTGTTCGACGACGGCGTGCCCTTCGACTGGGTTATGCTCGCGAGCAGTTTTACCATCTACCGCCATCCACCAGAACTGATAGATTTCATTGCCGAGCTCCACGAAGCCGGGATCACGATCATCAACTCAGCAGTGTTCAATGCGGGCTTCCTGATCGGGGGCAGCTATTTCGACTACGAAGTCATCCAGGTCGAAACTCACCCCGAAATCTTTGACTGGCGTGAACGGTTTAATGAACAATGCAAGATCCACGATATTACACCGGCACTCGCCTGCTGCCAGTTCGCACTCTCACCTCCCGGCGTGGCAGCACTCGCATTAAACACAAGTAAACCTGATCGAGTGGCGGATAACGTGGCACTGGTAAACGATAAGGTGCCGCCGGCATTTTGGGAGGCCCTAAAAACGAACGGGCTCCTCGGCAAAGAATATACCTATTTATAA
- a CDS encoding amidohydrolase family protein has product MVIDSHHHFWNYDPVEYDWIDENMKIIRRSFLPGDLKAEIDQAGVDGVVSVQARQTVEETDALLTYANENGFIKGVVGWVPLAEPTISETLDRYNDAKKLKAVRHVVQGEAKGFLDGEAFNQGIEKLRKHNLVYDVLIFERQLEESIRFVDRHPDQAFVLDHIAKPQIKIDQLEPWKKNIQELSKRDNVTCKISGMVSEADYDNWTEDQLHPYLYTILEAFGPDRLMFGSDWPVCLVACGYKRWHDIIRKFIAPLSEYEQGAIMGGTAIRAYNLD; this is encoded by the coding sequence ATGGTCATTGATTCACACCATCATTTCTGGAACTACGACCCGGTTGAATACGACTGGATTGACGAAAACATGAAAATCATTCGCCGCAGTTTTTTACCAGGCGACTTGAAAGCGGAGATCGATCAGGCCGGCGTCGATGGAGTCGTCAGCGTGCAAGCACGTCAGACAGTGGAGGAAACGGACGCCCTCCTCACATACGCCAATGAGAACGGTTTCATCAAAGGCGTTGTTGGATGGGTGCCTTTGGCCGAGCCAACCATTAGCGAGACGCTCGACCGATACAACGATGCAAAAAAACTTAAGGCCGTCCGCCATGTGGTACAGGGCGAAGCGAAAGGGTTCCTGGATGGAGAGGCGTTCAATCAGGGTATTGAAAAACTTCGCAAACACAACCTGGTCTACGACGTCCTCATCTTCGAACGTCAGCTGGAAGAGTCGATTCGTTTTGTGGATCGCCACCCGGATCAGGCATTTGTGCTGGACCACATCGCAAAACCACAGATCAAAATCGACCAGCTCGAGCCCTGGAAAAAAAATATCCAAGAACTGTCAAAACGTGACAATGTTACCTGTAAAATTTCCGGCATGGTATCCGAAGCGGACTACGATAACTGGACGGAGGATCAACTCCACCCTTACCTCTATACCATCCTGGAAGCCTTTGGTCCTGACCGCTTGATGTTCGGATCTGACTGGCCGGTCTGTCTCGTCGCTTGTGGCTACAAACGCTGGCACGACATCATCCGCAAATTCATAGCCCCGCTTTCGGAATACGAACAAGGGGCCATCATGGGAGGCACGGCGATACGTGCCTATAATCTGGATTAA
- a CDS encoding arylsulfatase: MASSTLIRRTSIITFFHVGLGLILGTICQGQSATNTANRSTKPESSRPNIVLFLSDDMGWEQVGYNGGKEVPTPAIDSLAQDGVKLTQFYVQPVCSPTRACLMTGRYAWKNGMELRPTATSKHGMLSDERTLAEALRETGYATWMVGKWHLGEWQHHHLPNQRGFDHHYGHYSALIDSFTHARGEVHDWHRNGVPVIEEGYSTFLLANEASRLITEHDGEKPFFLYLPFNAVHGPHQAPADYLAKYEHLGNVGAQRAQLECMDVAIAQVLHSIEMKGIADNTLVIFTNDNGGTRNTSNGPYRGFKSDYHEGGIRVPAVVRWPEKIPSGTSNNAMVHVVDLLPTLCYLAGAESEKTLPVDGKNIWDVLAKGSNSPHQEIIHSLEVIHYGDWKFIEEGASYYGWKDQELQLYDILKDPSETKNLAADCPDVVKRLRARLAYHKQFEREGEPVSKIPGYPVTVYGEKEEARYGETIQARLAQRKDR, translated from the coding sequence ATGGCTTCAAGCACATTGATTCGGAGAACAAGCATCATTACTTTTTTTCATGTGGGACTAGGGTTAATTCTAGGAACCATTTGCCAAGGACAGTCTGCGACCAATACGGCAAACAGATCCACAAAACCGGAATCCAGTCGTCCTAATATCGTACTCTTCCTGTCCGATGATATGGGCTGGGAACAGGTGGGATACAATGGAGGAAAGGAGGTTCCGACACCGGCCATTGATAGCCTGGCACAGGACGGAGTGAAGCTGACCCAGTTTTACGTACAACCGGTATGCTCCCCTACGCGGGCCTGCTTGATGACCGGACGTTATGCCTGGAAAAATGGAATGGAACTTCGTCCGACCGCAACCTCGAAGCATGGCATGCTGTCGGACGAACGAACCCTGGCTGAGGCGCTTCGGGAAACTGGCTACGCAACCTGGATGGTGGGCAAGTGGCACCTGGGCGAATGGCAACATCACCACCTACCCAACCAGCGTGGGTTTGATCATCATTACGGACATTACAGTGCTTTGATCGATTCATTTACTCATGCACGAGGAGAAGTACACGATTGGCATCGCAACGGAGTTCCGGTTATCGAAGAAGGCTACTCGACCTTTCTTCTGGCGAACGAAGCCTCTCGCTTGATTACCGAGCATGATGGCGAAAAACCATTCTTCCTTTACCTCCCCTTCAACGCCGTACACGGCCCTCACCAGGCACCGGCTGACTATCTCGCCAAATACGAGCATCTGGGTAATGTCGGTGCGCAACGCGCACAACTCGAGTGTATGGACGTCGCCATCGCCCAAGTCCTGCATTCCATCGAAATGAAAGGCATCGCCGACAACACCCTGGTGATATTTACCAATGACAATGGAGGTACCAGAAACACCAGTAATGGTCCCTATCGAGGCTTCAAAAGCGACTACCATGAGGGCGGCATTCGAGTGCCCGCGGTTGTTCGTTGGCCTGAAAAGATTCCCTCCGGCACCTCCAATAACGCCATGGTGCACGTCGTCGATCTGCTTCCGACCCTTTGCTATTTAGCCGGCGCTGAGTCGGAGAAAACGCTTCCGGTTGATGGGAAAAACATCTGGGATGTTTTAGCCAAGGGCTCCAATTCACCACACCAGGAAATCATCCACTCGTTGGAAGTTATCCATTACGGCGACTGGAAATTCATTGAAGAAGGAGCCAGCTACTATGGTTGGAAGGATCAGGAACTCCAACTGTACGACATCCTGAAGGATCCATCTGAAACAAAAAACCTTGCCGCTGATTGTCCGGATGTGGTCAAGAGGCTAAGAGCACGCCTTGCATACCACAAACAGTTTGAGCGTGAAGGCGAACCCGTCTCAAAAATCCCGGGATATCCGGTAACCGTCTACGGTGAAAAGGAGGAGGCTCGCTACGGCGAAACGATTCAAGCACGACTCGCACAACGGAAGGATCGATAA
- a CDS encoding ankyrin repeat domain-containing protein — MKSAKATRRNVLKIGSAATMVAVGTSLPFNSLFCQQAIVEPNRPPATDPVLVGKFVGACHRDVDTVKLILKQEPGVVNASFNRGGGDWESGMEAAAHMGRTDIADVLITHKARKCIFWAAMAGEEAIVKAFVLADPETVNTGGAHNISLIAHAAICGKVTLTQFLKVQGAQVDNKSLEHAVRDNRLEMVEWLVDNGANPKSKDVFGNFHYDTAEKKGYSKIAKFLRDQAGV; from the coding sequence ATGAAATCCGCTAAAGCAACCCGTCGGAACGTTCTAAAAATCGGATCTGCAGCAACGATGGTTGCCGTGGGTACTTCTCTTCCTTTTAATTCCTTGTTCTGCCAGCAGGCCATTGTGGAGCCAAATCGCCCCCCTGCTACGGATCCGGTGCTCGTAGGCAAATTTGTTGGCGCTTGTCATCGGGATGTGGATACGGTGAAATTAATTCTCAAACAAGAGCCGGGCGTGGTGAACGCTTCCTTTAATCGTGGAGGCGGTGATTGGGAAAGTGGAATGGAAGCAGCGGCTCATATGGGGCGTACTGACATCGCTGATGTGTTAATAACACATAAAGCCCGGAAATGTATCTTTTGGGCAGCGATGGCAGGTGAAGAAGCGATTGTGAAAGCCTTTGTTCTGGCCGACCCGGAAACCGTGAATACGGGAGGAGCCCACAATATCTCTTTGATCGCCCACGCGGCGATATGTGGCAAAGTTACCTTAACCCAGTTTCTCAAAGTTCAGGGTGCGCAAGTTGACAACAAAAGCCTTGAACACGCTGTCCGCGATAACCGATTGGAAATGGTGGAGTGGCTTGTGGATAATGGTGCGAACCCAAAGTCCAAAGATGTTTTTGGCAATTTCCATTACGATACCGCCGAGAAAAAAGGATATTCAAAGATTGCCAAGTTTTTGCGCGACCAGGCTGGTGTTTAA
- a CDS encoding PSD1 and planctomycete cytochrome C domain-containing protein: protein MSRLTLLCAFAFLCAATSFHLNASETTEAAQVAVDRIQEVDFNRHIRPILSNNCFFCHGPDEAKREGDLRLDIREDAIEAFAFVPGDTEEGELLLRIFSDDPDERMPEPSSNKSLTETEKLLLKRWIGEGAKYDGHWSYNPIIKPTYNNIDAIVGDQLEQHGLNLSPEAEKETQIRRVYLDLIGLPPSPEEVEAFMKDRSSRAYEKVVDRLLSSKRYGEKMAIHWLDAVRYSDTVGYHGDQERDATPYRDYVIESFNENKPYDQFTIEQIAGDLLPNPTLKQLVASSYNRINQLSREGGIQDKEYVKKYQAERVRTTATTWLGSTMACCECHDHKFDPFKTKDFYSMAAFFADILEKGAYTGNGAYQEEVQPLMKEGLSHEGWFGPELTVPNVLFHENPEALTSDIQRQEAALAKGSPEAEIEFEQWLKLQTELNERSVPRHFPVPYRSDFNETAKTETIDVSSYPYSLDETAALHFEARMVGGGGRGSMGIEVTYVADEEESKRAFFLGDNFEGELDNKTKAPWIILVAPKPYKGVWHPVKLTRDVLNLPKGAKITSLLPLKGNSSGFRNFQFRTMRKGSQSTALSEVGALILEKVQNGEASKRELNQLKEEFFISHADTFYDERSAIDALKKELHGNRYTPLTVSAKTREVRVLPRGNWMDDSGEVVLPASPGFLPNPIASTEEKRLNRLDLAEWIVHPDNPLTARTFVNRIWALYFGTPLSSAAEDLGQQGEYPPYPGLLDFLAKEFIESGWDIKRLVHLIVNSKTYRQTSDASDELFELDPYNRLLARQSPVRLSAEIIRDNALMISGLLNTKMGGQAARPYQPPGHYRNLNFPRREYIPDQDENQYRRGVYVHWQRTFLHPMMTTFDANGRDECVVKRDMSNTPLQALNLLNDPTQVEAAKALAEMLLSSEKDDDSRIDAVFTRALARKPTPKERQTLTAFLQRERARFQNEENQADAFLKVGLRIPDSDHPPVELAALTSMSRAILNLHETITRY, encoded by the coding sequence ATGTCTCGACTGACCCTACTTTGCGCGTTCGCTTTTTTGTGTGCCGCGACATCCTTTCATTTGAACGCTTCGGAAACAACGGAAGCCGCGCAGGTTGCAGTGGACCGCATCCAGGAAGTCGATTTCAATAGGCATATCAGGCCGATTCTCTCTAACAATTGTTTCTTTTGTCACGGCCCAGACGAAGCCAAACGGGAAGGCGACCTGCGGCTCGATATCCGGGAGGATGCCATTGAGGCCTTTGCGTTTGTACCAGGGGATACCGAGGAAGGAGAACTCCTTCTCCGTATATTCAGTGACGATCCGGATGAAAGGATGCCCGAACCCTCGTCCAATAAGTCGCTGACGGAAACCGAGAAGCTATTGCTGAAACGATGGATCGGAGAAGGTGCCAAATACGACGGCCATTGGTCTTACAACCCCATAATAAAACCGACCTACAACAACATAGATGCGATTGTTGGAGACCAACTGGAACAACACGGATTGAATTTGTCGCCGGAAGCAGAAAAGGAAACCCAGATTCGCAGAGTCTACCTTGATTTGATCGGACTGCCGCCGAGCCCTGAAGAAGTAGAGGCGTTCATGAAAGATCGTAGTTCAAGGGCTTATGAGAAGGTGGTAGACCGTCTGCTCAGCTCGAAGCGCTATGGCGAAAAGATGGCCATTCACTGGCTTGATGCCGTCCGCTACTCGGACACTGTAGGTTATCACGGAGACCAGGAGCGCGACGCCACTCCCTACCGCGATTATGTGATTGAATCGTTTAACGAAAACAAACCCTACGACCAGTTTACGATTGAACAAATCGCCGGTGACCTGCTTCCCAATCCGACCCTTAAACAGTTGGTTGCCTCAAGCTACAACCGCATCAATCAACTCAGTCGCGAAGGAGGCATCCAGGACAAGGAGTATGTTAAAAAATACCAGGCCGAACGCGTCCGCACCACCGCAACCACCTGGCTCGGCTCCACCATGGCTTGTTGTGAATGTCACGATCACAAGTTCGATCCTTTTAAAACAAAAGACTTTTATAGCATGGCCGCCTTCTTCGCCGACATTTTGGAAAAAGGAGCCTACACTGGCAACGGAGCCTATCAGGAGGAAGTTCAGCCACTAATGAAGGAAGGACTTTCGCACGAAGGCTGGTTCGGACCGGAACTAACCGTGCCGAACGTTTTATTCCACGAAAACCCGGAAGCTCTTACCTCAGACATTCAGAGACAGGAAGCAGCTCTTGCCAAAGGTTCCCCTGAAGCGGAGATCGAGTTTGAACAATGGTTAAAACTTCAAACCGAATTAAACGAGAGAAGTGTACCCAGACATTTTCCTGTTCCATACAGAAGCGATTTCAATGAAACAGCTAAAACAGAAACTATCGACGTCTCCTCGTATCCATACAGTCTGGACGAAACTGCGGCACTGCACTTTGAAGCACGTATGGTTGGTGGTGGTGGCAGGGGAAGCATGGGGATCGAAGTCACTTATGTCGCCGATGAAGAAGAGTCCAAACGAGCCTTTTTTCTGGGAGACAATTTTGAGGGGGAGTTGGACAACAAAACGAAAGCACCCTGGATAATCCTGGTGGCTCCAAAGCCATACAAAGGTGTCTGGCACCCGGTGAAACTGACCAGAGATGTTCTGAACCTTCCCAAAGGAGCAAAGATCACTTCCCTACTTCCACTCAAAGGCAACAGCTCCGGGTTTCGAAATTTCCAATTTAGAACTATGCGCAAAGGTTCGCAATCCACAGCTTTGAGTGAGGTGGGCGCACTGATCCTGGAAAAGGTGCAAAACGGAGAAGCATCCAAGCGTGAACTCAACCAACTCAAAGAGGAATTTTTCATTTCCCATGCGGATACCTTTTACGATGAACGTTCCGCAATCGATGCACTGAAAAAGGAATTGCATGGCAACCGATATACTCCACTCACCGTTAGTGCTAAAACACGTGAAGTCCGAGTTCTCCCTCGGGGAAACTGGATGGACGATAGTGGCGAGGTTGTTCTACCAGCCAGCCCAGGGTTTCTTCCAAACCCAATTGCTTCTACGGAAGAAAAACGACTCAACCGGCTCGATTTGGCTGAATGGATCGTCCATCCGGACAATCCACTCACCGCCCGCACATTCGTAAATCGTATCTGGGCTCTTTATTTCGGAACACCGCTCTCAAGCGCAGCGGAAGATCTTGGACAACAAGGAGAGTACCCACCTTATCCCGGGCTTTTGGATTTTTTAGCAAAGGAATTCATCGAATCCGGTTGGGATATCAAGCGCTTGGTCCACCTGATTGTTAACTCAAAAACATACCGACAAACCAGCGATGCATCGGACGAACTGTTTGAGCTGGATCCCTACAACAGACTCCTCGCCCGGCAGAGCCCTGTTCGCCTTTCCGCGGAAATCATTCGTGACAACGCCCTAATGATAAGCGGTCTACTCAACACCAAAATGGGTGGGCAAGCCGCCCGACCTTACCAACCGCCCGGGCACTACCGGAATCTAAACTTTCCTAGGCGTGAATACATACCAGACCAGGACGAGAATCAATACCGCCGCGGTGTTTATGTTCATTGGCAAAGGACATTCTTGCATCCTATGATGACCACTTTCGACGCCAATGGACGTGACGAGTGCGTAGTTAAACGCGACATGTCAAACACACCCTTACAGGCCCTTAATCTCCTGAATGACCCCACTCAAGTCGAAGCGGCTAAAGCGTTGGCTGAAATGTTGTTGTCGAGCGAGAAGGACGATGATTCACGAATCGACGCTGTATTTACCAGAGCTCTTGCCCGCAAACCAACCCCCAAAGAGCGCCAAACCCTGACAGCATTTCTGCAACGGGAACGCGCTCGATTCCAGAATGAAGAGAATCAGGCAGATGCGTTCCTAAAAGTGGGATTGAGAATTCCAGACTCAGATCATCCTCCAGTAGAACTGGCTGCTCTTACCAGCATGAGTCGAGCCATACTGAACTTACACGAAACCATCACCCGTTACTGA